In the genome of Nocardioides marmoribigeumensis, one region contains:
- a CDS encoding long-chain-fatty-acid--CoA ligase produces the protein MPNLATHLTTTAEAHGDRPAVKLDDTVLTYDQLLDGARRVTSLLRSKGIEPGDRIGLVLPNVPHFPVLFYGAVAAGAVVVPMNPLLKAREVEYYLEDSGASLVFAWEEMADEATKGAKAVDIECIPVEAQGFLGLLAEHEPDDEVVERADDDTMVLLYTSGTTGQPKGAELTHHNMVTNALTSAETLVELSEEDVVMGCLPLFHCFGLTCGLNAAVAKGACLTLIPRFDAAKALKVVGRDGVTVFEGVPTMYAGMLHADNADDADMSSLRTCISGGAAMPAEVMKAFEKTFDCMVLEGYGLSETSPVASFNRPDRERKPGTIGTPVRGVEMKLIDDEGNDVAGDGEVGEIAIKGENVMRGYWGREDATAEAIVDGWFRSGDLATVDEEGYFTIVDRKKDLIIRGGYNVYPLEVEEALYEHDAVGEVAVVGLPHDDLGEEVGAAVALKAGKEATEDELKEFAKEQLAAYKYPRVIWIVDELPKGPTGKILRREVSPPDSERSE, from the coding sequence GTGCCGAACCTCGCCACCCACCTGACCACGACAGCGGAAGCGCACGGCGACCGTCCCGCCGTGAAGCTCGACGACACGGTGCTCACCTACGACCAGCTGCTCGACGGGGCGCGCCGCGTCACCTCGCTGCTCAGGTCCAAGGGCATCGAGCCGGGGGACCGCATCGGCCTGGTGCTCCCCAACGTGCCTCACTTCCCCGTGCTCTTCTACGGCGCGGTCGCGGCCGGCGCGGTCGTCGTACCGATGAACCCGCTGCTCAAGGCGCGCGAGGTGGAGTACTACCTCGAGGACTCCGGCGCCTCGCTGGTGTTCGCCTGGGAGGAGATGGCCGACGAGGCGACCAAGGGCGCGAAGGCGGTCGACATCGAGTGCATCCCGGTCGAGGCCCAGGGGTTCCTCGGGCTGCTCGCCGAGCACGAGCCCGACGACGAGGTGGTCGAGCGTGCCGACGACGACACCATGGTCCTGCTCTACACCTCGGGCACCACCGGGCAGCCCAAGGGCGCCGAGCTCACGCACCACAACATGGTCACCAACGCCCTCACCAGCGCCGAGACCCTCGTGGAGCTGAGCGAGGAGGACGTCGTGATGGGGTGCCTCCCGCTGTTCCACTGCTTCGGCCTGACCTGCGGGCTCAACGCGGCGGTGGCCAAGGGCGCCTGCCTCACCCTCATCCCGCGCTTCGACGCCGCCAAGGCGCTCAAGGTGGTCGGCCGCGACGGCGTCACCGTCTTCGAGGGCGTCCCGACGATGTACGCCGGCATGCTGCACGCGGACAACGCCGACGACGCCGACATGTCGTCACTTCGCACCTGCATCTCCGGCGGTGCGGCGATGCCCGCGGAGGTGATGAAGGCGTTCGAGAAGACCTTCGACTGCATGGTGCTGGAGGGCTACGGCCTGTCCGAGACCTCGCCGGTGGCGTCGTTCAACCGGCCCGATCGGGAGCGCAAGCCGGGCACGATCGGCACTCCCGTGCGCGGGGTGGAGATGAAGCTGATCGACGACGAGGGCAACGACGTCGCCGGCGACGGGGAGGTCGGCGAGATCGCGATCAAGGGCGAGAACGTGATGAGGGGCTACTGGGGTCGGGAGGACGCGACCGCCGAGGCGATCGTCGACGGCTGGTTCCGCAGCGGCGACCTGGCCACGGTCGACGAGGAGGGCTACTTCACGATCGTCGACCGCAAGAAGGACCTGATCATCCGCGGCGGCTACAACGTCTACCCGCTGGAGGTCGAGGAAGCGCTCTACGAGCACGACGCGGTGGGTGAGGTCGCCGTGGTCGGCCTCCCGCACGACGACCTGGGCGAGGAGGTCGGCGCGGCCGTCGCGCTCAAGGCCGGCAAGGAGGCCACCGAGGACGAGCTCAAGGAGTTCGCCAAGGAGCAGCTCGCCGCCTACAAGTACCCCCGCGTCATCTGGATCGTGGACGAGCTGCCCAAGGGACCGACCGGCAAGATCCTGCGACGCGAGGTGTCGCCTCCCGACTCCGAGAGGAGCGAGTGA
- a CDS encoding helix-turn-helix domain-containing protein — protein MTAAVGARVRDLRTRRRLTLEDVSARTGISRSTLSRLENDQRRPTLELLLALAAAYRVSLDDLVGAPETGDRRLRPRPRRVKGRAVVPLTADPHGVQAWKIVIPASLREPALRAHEGREWLYVLSGRLRLVLGGEDLVLGPAEVAAFATTTPHWFGSTGESDVEVLSLYDRHGDRGHLRPVVEVGGGRRG, from the coding sequence GTGACGGCCGCGGTCGGTGCCCGCGTGCGGGACCTCCGCACGCGGCGCCGGCTCACCCTGGAGGACGTCTCCGCGCGGACCGGGATCTCCCGCAGCACCCTGTCCCGCCTCGAGAACGACCAGCGACGCCCGACGCTCGAGCTGCTGCTCGCGCTCGCCGCGGCGTACCGGGTCTCTCTCGACGACCTGGTCGGCGCCCCCGAGACGGGGGACCGGCGCCTCCGACCTCGGCCTCGGCGGGTGAAGGGCCGCGCGGTCGTGCCGCTGACTGCTGACCCGCACGGGGTGCAGGCGTGGAAGATCGTGATCCCCGCTTCCCTCCGCGAGCCCGCACTCCGCGCGCACGAGGGCCGGGAGTGGCTCTACGTCCTCTCCGGACGTCTGCGTCTCGTGCTGGGTGGCGAGGACCTCGTGCTCGGCCCCGCCGAGGTCGCAGCGTTCGCCACGACGACCCCGCACTGGTTCGGGAGCACGGGTGAGAGCGACGTCGAGGTGCTCAGCCTCTACGACCGGCACGGCGACCGCGGCCACCTGCGGCCGGTGGTGGAGGTTGGCGGTGGGCGGCGAGGGTAA
- a CDS encoding MMPL family transporter, which translates to MDRFTRGIARTSARHPWRTLGSWVLVLVGLFALAGAAGGTFADDFASPGSQSARAMELLDQHFPEAAKGSVLVVLQSEDGSPLVTRRTQVESVRERVDELHHVETVSDPFAAGTVSPEGTIAYAVVTLDVPEREMGKPAFAVLSDAVSGMHADGVRVELGGDEVFLNSGGGDSGHVGIGLLVALLVLLVVFGTLVSAVLPIGLSLVAVGGGVGAISLLASAMTVSVSAISVAGLVGLGVGVDYALFIVARYREHRSAGETNEHALAEAMGSSGAAVVFAGGTVVVATAALAITRLGVLTSIGIATALMVLAAVAAAVTLLPALLTLLGDRIDKGRLGLRHRTVKGAHETVWWRFGHRVSARPWPYLLGAVTTLLAIAAPALWMQTAFPAAGDAPVETTHRQAYDLLTEGFGTGINAPLTLVVDLSASGASRADLTDLTRTIAAVPGIASVRQTVFSADGGTAVVTALPTSGPADLDTSATIERVREVVPDNVYVTGVTAITDDLNAQLSRTLPWFIGAVVGVSFLLLMLVFRSIAVPAKAAVMNVLSIGGAYGVLVAVFQWGWGAELLGLDGPTPITSMIVVIMFPILFGLSMDYEVFLLSRIREEHARVGDNAESVARGLAGTGRVVTSAALIMVAVFLSFVASPIPSLKMLGLGLAVAVAIDATLVRMLLVPATMALLGKANWWLPSWLDRVLPRVQVEGSSPSVPVVPVAVLATQES; encoded by the coding sequence ATGGACAGGTTCACCCGCGGCATCGCCCGCACCAGCGCCCGGCACCCGTGGCGCACGCTCGGCAGCTGGGTCCTCGTGCTCGTCGGGCTCTTCGCCCTGGCGGGCGCGGCCGGCGGCACGTTCGCCGACGACTTCGCCTCGCCCGGCAGCCAGAGCGCCCGGGCGATGGAGCTGCTCGACCAGCACTTCCCGGAGGCAGCGAAGGGCTCGGTCCTCGTCGTCCTCCAGTCCGAGGACGGCTCACCGCTGGTCACCAGGCGGACCCAGGTCGAGAGCGTGCGCGAGCGCGTCGACGAGCTCCACCACGTCGAGACCGTGTCCGACCCGTTCGCGGCCGGCACGGTCTCGCCCGAGGGGACCATCGCCTACGCGGTGGTGACCCTCGACGTCCCCGAGCGCGAGATGGGCAAGCCCGCGTTCGCCGTACTCTCCGACGCGGTGTCCGGGATGCACGCCGACGGCGTGCGCGTCGAGCTCGGCGGGGACGAGGTCTTCCTCAACTCCGGTGGAGGCGACTCCGGCCACGTCGGCATCGGCCTGCTCGTGGCGCTGCTGGTGCTGCTGGTCGTGTTCGGCACGCTGGTGTCCGCGGTCCTGCCGATCGGCCTCTCGCTCGTCGCGGTGGGCGGTGGCGTCGGTGCGATCTCCCTGCTCGCCTCGGCCATGACGGTCTCGGTGTCCGCGATCTCGGTCGCGGGGCTGGTGGGCCTGGGCGTCGGGGTCGACTACGCGCTGTTCATCGTGGCCCGCTACCGCGAGCACCGCAGCGCCGGTGAGACCAACGAGCACGCCCTCGCCGAGGCGATGGGGTCCTCGGGTGCCGCGGTGGTGTTCGCCGGCGGCACCGTCGTGGTGGCCACGGCGGCGCTCGCGATCACGCGCCTCGGTGTGCTGACCTCCATCGGCATCGCCACCGCACTCATGGTCCTCGCGGCCGTCGCGGCGGCGGTCACCCTGCTGCCCGCGCTGCTGACCCTCCTCGGCGACCGGATCGACAAGGGCCGGCTGGGTCTGCGGCACCGCACGGTCAAGGGTGCCCACGAGACCGTGTGGTGGCGGTTCGGCCACCGGGTGTCCGCTCGGCCGTGGCCCTACCTGCTCGGCGCCGTGACCACGCTGCTCGCCATCGCCGCCCCGGCGCTGTGGATGCAGACCGCGTTCCCCGCCGCGGGCGACGCGCCGGTCGAGACGACCCACCGGCAGGCCTACGACCTGCTCACCGAGGGCTTCGGCACCGGCATCAACGCTCCGCTCACCCTGGTCGTCGACCTGTCCGCCTCGGGGGCGTCCCGGGCCGACCTGACCGACCTCACCCGGACGATCGCCGCGGTCCCGGGCATCGCGTCGGTGCGGCAGACGGTCTTCTCGGCCGATGGTGGGACCGCCGTGGTCACGGCCCTGCCGACCTCAGGTCCCGCGGACCTCGACACCTCGGCGACGATCGAGCGGGTGCGTGAGGTGGTCCCGGACAACGTCTACGTCACGGGTGTCACCGCGATCACCGACGACCTCAACGCCCAGCTCTCCCGGACCCTGCCGTGGTTCATCGGCGCGGTCGTCGGGGTGTCGTTCCTGCTGCTGATGCTGGTGTTCCGCTCGATCGCGGTGCCGGCCAAGGCGGCGGTGATGAACGTGCTGTCGATCGGCGGGGCGTACGGCGTCCTCGTCGCGGTCTTCCAGTGGGGCTGGGGCGCGGAGCTGCTCGGGCTCGACGGTCCGACGCCGATCACGTCCATGATCGTGGTGATCATGTTCCCGATCCTGTTCGGGCTGTCGATGGACTACGAGGTGTTCCTGCTGTCGAGGATCCGCGAGGAGCACGCGCGGGTCGGCGACAACGCCGAGTCCGTCGCCCGTGGGCTTGCCGGCACGGGCCGCGTGGTCACCTCGGCCGCGCTGATCATGGTCGCGGTGTTCCTCAGCTTCGTCGCGAGCCCGATCCCGTCGCTGAAGATGCTGGGACTCGGCCTGGCCGTCGCGGTCGCGATCGACGCGACGCTGGTCCGGATGCTCCTCGTGCCTGCGACGATGGCCCTGCTGGGCAAGGCGAACTGGTGGCTGCCCTCCTGGCTCGACCGGGTGCTCCCGCGGGTCCAGGTCGAGGGCTCCAGCCCCTCGGTGCCCGTGGTCCCGGTCGCGGTCCTGGCCACCCAGGAGTCGTGA
- a CDS encoding PHA/PHB synthase family protein yields MTATTNESQAQERIDAAEDVGHDTGDELSMPLDLLLADAASSPLRRFLPGMSGVRFAAGLARHPRRVVRRTAGLGVELAKVGLGRSEVEPHAKNRRFSDEAWAGNPLFKRTLQGYLAWGEAMRGLVDDADLGWGDDQRMTFILDNLVEASAPSNNPFLNPKVIKRILDTGGGNLVEGGKRLVRDFATAPRVPSMVEPDAFEVGEDIAITPGEVVFRTDVFELIQYAPQTGKVREVPLLIVPPTINKYYVIDLAEGRSLVEHLVQQGQQVFCISWRNPDARHADWGLDTYGQAILEAMQAAQDVSEQDKVAMLGICSGGMIASMVLAHLAAIGELDRVAAYSLAVTVLDQEQAGLPSALLSHKSAAASTRASREKGYLDGRALAEIFAWLRPNDLIWNYWVNNYLMGHAPKAFDILYWNADSVRMTAAMHRDFMDLAIRNALTEAGASEMLGSKVDLAKIDVDSYVVAGIADHLCKWESCYRTTQLFGGDSRFVLSTSGHIAAMVNPPGNEKASFQTASENPPEASGWLEKASKVKGSWWEDYVGWLAERTGDERDKPERLGSEGYEPLCAAPGTYVHDR; encoded by the coding sequence ATGACCGCGACGACGAACGAGTCGCAGGCGCAGGAGCGCATCGACGCCGCGGAGGACGTGGGCCACGACACCGGCGACGAGCTGTCCATGCCGCTGGACCTGCTGCTCGCCGACGCCGCGAGCAGCCCGTTGCGGCGGTTCCTGCCCGGCATGTCCGGGGTCCGCTTCGCGGCCGGCCTGGCGCGGCACCCGCGCCGCGTGGTCCGTCGTACGGCGGGGCTCGGGGTCGAGCTGGCCAAGGTCGGCCTGGGCAGGTCGGAGGTGGAGCCGCACGCCAAGAACCGCCGCTTCTCCGACGAGGCGTGGGCGGGCAACCCGCTGTTCAAGCGGACGCTGCAGGGCTACCTCGCGTGGGGCGAGGCGATGCGCGGGCTGGTCGACGACGCCGACCTCGGGTGGGGCGACGACCAGCGGATGACCTTCATCCTGGACAACCTCGTCGAGGCGTCCGCGCCGAGCAACAACCCGTTCCTCAACCCCAAGGTGATCAAGCGGATCCTCGACACCGGCGGAGGCAACCTGGTCGAGGGCGGCAAGCGGCTGGTGCGCGACTTCGCCACCGCGCCGCGGGTGCCGTCGATGGTCGAACCGGACGCCTTCGAGGTCGGCGAGGACATCGCGATCACGCCCGGCGAGGTGGTGTTCCGCACCGACGTGTTCGAGCTGATCCAGTACGCCCCGCAGACCGGCAAGGTGCGCGAGGTGCCGCTGCTGATCGTGCCGCCGACGATCAACAAGTACTACGTGATCGACCTGGCCGAGGGGCGCAGCCTGGTGGAGCACCTGGTGCAGCAGGGGCAGCAGGTCTTCTGCATCTCCTGGCGCAACCCGGACGCGCGGCACGCCGACTGGGGGCTGGACACCTACGGCCAGGCGATCCTGGAGGCGATGCAGGCCGCGCAGGACGTCTCCGAGCAGGACAAGGTCGCGATGCTGGGCATCTGCTCCGGCGGGATGATCGCCTCGATGGTGCTGGCGCACCTGGCGGCCATCGGCGAGCTCGACCGCGTCGCGGCGTACTCCCTGGCGGTGACGGTGCTCGACCAGGAGCAGGCCGGTCTGCCGAGCGCGCTGCTGTCGCACAAGTCGGCGGCGGCCTCGACCCGGGCCTCGCGGGAGAAGGGCTACCTCGACGGCCGCGCGCTGGCCGAGATCTTCGCGTGGCTGCGGCCCAACGACCTCATCTGGAACTACTGGGTGAACAACTACCTGATGGGCCATGCCCCCAAGGCGTTCGACATCCTCTACTGGAACGCCGACTCGGTGCGGATGACCGCGGCGATGCACCGCGACTTCATGGACCTCGCGATCCGCAACGCGCTGACCGAGGCCGGCGCGTCCGAGATGCTCGGCTCCAAGGTGGACCTGGCCAAGATCGACGTGGACTCCTACGTCGTGGCCGGGATCGCCGACCACCTGTGCAAGTGGGAGTCCTGCTACCGCACGACGCAGCTGTTCGGGGGTGACTCGCGGTTCGTGCTCTCCACGAGCGGTCACATCGCGGCGATGGTCAACCCTCCGGGCAACGAGAAGGCGTCGTTCCAGACCGCGTCGGAGAACCCACCGGAGGCGTCGGGGTGGCTGGAGAAGGCGTCCAAGGTCAAGGGGAGCTGGTGGGAGGACTACGTCGGCTGGCTGGCCGAGCGCACCGGCGACGAGCGGGACAAGCCGGAGCGCCTGGGGTCGGAGGGCTACGAGCCGCTGTGCGCAGCGCCGGGCACCTATGTCCATGACCGCTGA
- a CDS encoding alpha/beta fold hydrolase — protein sequence MTAEPVALPDRVRTVTVRRIAVRVSTRAAAGRYVNEPPLLLCNGIGVSLEVLQPFVDALHPHRGVVRFDVPGVGGSPLPPYPYTVAGLASWVTALMASLGHTRFDVLGLSWGGGLAQQLAVQSPRRVRRVVLTATGTGWMMKPAHPRVLAKMMTPRRHRDPAYAASIAAEIYGGTMRSNPEVGASLLHAATRSGPKRGYYYQLLAMTGWTSLPFLGLLRQPTLVMGGKDDPIIPVENPLMQARLIPHARLHLYDGGHLGIVTEAAELAPVVDAFLDEELSA from the coding sequence ATGACCGCTGAGCCCGTCGCCCTGCCCGATCGCGTCCGCACCGTCACGGTGCGGCGGATCGCGGTGCGCGTCTCGACGCGGGCCGCGGCGGGACGCTACGTCAACGAGCCACCGCTCCTGCTGTGCAACGGGATCGGGGTCAGTCTCGAGGTGCTGCAGCCGTTCGTCGACGCGCTGCATCCCCACCGTGGCGTGGTGCGCTTCGACGTGCCGGGGGTCGGCGGGAGCCCGCTGCCGCCGTACCCCTACACGGTGGCGGGGCTCGCCTCCTGGGTGACGGCGCTGATGGCCTCGCTGGGCCACACCCGCTTCGACGTGCTCGGCCTGTCGTGGGGCGGCGGGCTGGCGCAGCAGCTGGCGGTGCAGTCGCCTCGCCGGGTGCGTCGCGTGGTCCTGACCGCGACCGGCACCGGCTGGATGATGAAGCCGGCGCACCCCCGTGTGCTGGCCAAGATGATGACGCCGCGGCGTCACCGCGACCCGGCGTACGCCGCGTCGATCGCCGCGGAGATCTACGGCGGCACGATGCGCAGCAACCCCGAGGTCGGGGCGTCGCTGCTGCACGCGGCGACGCGGTCGGGACCGAAGCGGGGCTACTACTACCAGCTGCTCGCGATGACGGGCTGGACGAGCCTGCCGTTCCTGGGCCTGCTGCGGCAGCCGACGCTGGTGATGGGCGGCAAGGACGACCCGATCATCCCGGTGGAGAACCCGCTGATGCAGGCGCGCCTGATCCCTCACGCGCGGCTGCATCTCTACGACGGTGGCCACCTGGGCATCGTGACCGAGGCCGCGGAGCTGGCTCCTGTGGTCGACGCCTTCCTGGACGAGGAGCTGTCCGCATGA
- a CDS encoding LuxR C-terminal-related transcriptional regulator: MAVPLLGTKLFLPRPRAQLVPRARLAEQVDRGLGARLLLVSAPAGFGKTTMVVDRLRAATQPPRSAAVAWLSLDPGDEDPATFWTYVVSALRTAVPNLGSDALALLADPHPPPLEVVLTTVLNELGHGEGDVVLVLDDYHVVGSLEVHTQLAFLLDHAPDRLHLVLVTRADPPLPLARLRASGDLVEIRAADLRFSEDETAAYLTGPMGLSLSPADVATLEARTEGWIAALQLAALSMTGREDPGAFIADFAGDDRYLVDYLVEEVLARQPSDTHDFLLRSSVLDRLSGPLCDAVVGTSGARATLEGLDRANLFLVPLDDRRQWYRYHHLFADVLRARLLELEPDVVPSLHQRASTWFEANRDRAQAIRHARLAGDVERVADLIELEMPALRRDRKDRTLRQWLEELPPDVVRSRPALANGLGGSMLITGAVAGVEAWLDAAEAWLDPSPDRVVKEGAVVVDRSELPRLPAWIMLHRSGHALAHGDLPGSTALAHKTIDLAPADDHIARGGASAIIGLAAWAVGDLEVAHDRYAACLPHFEAAGHVADVMGCSLGLADIQVAQGRPRSALRTVEAAIALATRQDGVVRGIADMHIARAALQVELGDPETARRGLNLARELGDHAGLPQSPYRCRVAMAHVLEAGGDVDAALAKLDEAIALYNGDFSPNARPVPARRARVALRHQRLSEVEPWLATTDLTLADEPSYLREHELVTLAQATAATDPARLDEALALLARLREAAADRPGSLLDICVAQALLLDAAGDRTAALSALEMALRIAEPEGHVRVFVDEGPAMARLLEAVPSGSPFTTYARSLRGAAPGRAPGTVPAQRLVDPLSARELDILRLLASELTGPQMARHLVVSLNTVRTHTKNVYLKLGVNSRMAAVRRARELDLL, translated from the coding sequence ATGGCCGTGCCCCTGCTCGGGACCAAGCTCTTCCTGCCGCGTCCCCGCGCGCAGCTGGTCCCCCGCGCACGGTTGGCCGAGCAGGTCGATCGCGGACTCGGCGCGCGGCTGCTGCTGGTCTCCGCACCGGCCGGGTTCGGCAAGACCACCATGGTCGTCGACCGGCTGCGCGCGGCGACCCAGCCGCCCCGCTCGGCCGCGGTCGCCTGGCTCTCGCTCGACCCGGGTGACGAGGACCCGGCGACCTTCTGGACCTACGTCGTCTCGGCGCTGCGGACCGCCGTGCCCAACCTCGGGTCGGACGCCCTCGCCCTGCTCGCCGACCCGCATCCCCCGCCGCTCGAGGTCGTCCTGACCACGGTGCTCAACGAGCTCGGGCACGGCGAGGGCGACGTGGTGCTCGTGCTCGACGACTACCACGTCGTCGGCTCCCTGGAGGTCCACACCCAGCTGGCGTTCCTGCTCGACCACGCTCCCGATCGCCTGCACCTCGTGCTGGTCACGCGGGCCGATCCGCCCCTCCCGCTGGCCCGGCTGCGCGCGAGCGGCGACCTGGTGGAGATCCGGGCTGCGGACCTGAGGTTCAGCGAGGACGAGACCGCGGCCTACCTCACCGGCCCGATGGGGCTGAGCCTCTCCCCGGCCGACGTGGCGACGCTCGAGGCCCGCACCGAGGGCTGGATCGCGGCGCTCCAGCTCGCCGCGTTGTCGATGACGGGGCGCGAGGACCCCGGGGCGTTCATCGCCGACTTCGCCGGGGACGACCGCTACCTCGTGGACTACCTCGTCGAGGAGGTGCTGGCGCGCCAGCCCTCCGACACCCACGACTTCCTGCTCCGCAGCTCGGTGCTCGACCGGCTCAGCGGACCGCTGTGCGACGCCGTGGTCGGCACGAGCGGAGCCCGCGCGACCCTCGAGGGCCTGGACCGGGCCAACCTGTTCCTGGTCCCGCTGGACGACCGGCGCCAGTGGTACCGCTACCACCACCTCTTCGCCGACGTCCTGCGCGCGCGGCTCCTCGAGCTGGAGCCCGACGTCGTGCCCTCGCTGCACCAGCGTGCGAGCACGTGGTTCGAGGCCAACCGCGACCGCGCCCAGGCGATCCGGCACGCGCGCCTGGCCGGCGACGTCGAGCGGGTGGCGGACCTGATCGAGCTCGAGATGCCCGCACTACGACGCGACCGGAAGGACCGGACCCTGCGCCAATGGCTCGAGGAGCTGCCCCCGGACGTGGTGAGGTCCCGACCCGCCCTGGCCAACGGGCTCGGTGGCTCGATGCTCATCACCGGCGCGGTGGCCGGGGTCGAGGCGTGGCTGGACGCCGCCGAGGCCTGGCTGGACCCGTCGCCCGACCGGGTCGTGAAGGAGGGCGCGGTCGTCGTCGACCGGTCCGAGCTCCCCCGCCTGCCTGCCTGGATCATGCTGCACCGATCCGGCCACGCGCTCGCGCACGGCGACCTCCCGGGCTCGACCGCCCTTGCCCACAAGACGATCGACCTCGCCCCGGCGGACGACCACATCGCACGCGGCGGCGCCTCCGCGATCATCGGGCTGGCGGCGTGGGCGGTCGGCGACCTGGAGGTCGCGCACGACCGCTACGCCGCCTGCCTGCCGCACTTCGAGGCCGCGGGCCACGTCGCCGACGTCATGGGCTGCTCCCTCGGCCTGGCCGACATCCAGGTCGCGCAGGGACGTCCGCGCTCCGCGCTCCGGACCGTCGAGGCGGCGATCGCGCTCGCGACCCGGCAGGACGGCGTCGTCCGGGGCATCGCCGACATGCACATCGCCCGCGCGGCGCTGCAGGTCGAGCTCGGCGACCCCGAGACCGCACGCCGGGGGCTCAACCTCGCCCGCGAGCTCGGTGACCACGCCGGGCTGCCGCAGAGCCCCTACCGCTGCCGCGTCGCGATGGCGCACGTCCTCGAGGCCGGGGGCGACGTGGACGCTGCGCTGGCCAAGCTGGACGAGGCGATCGCGCTCTACAACGGCGACTTCTCCCCCAACGCCCGGCCGGTGCCCGCCCGGAGGGCTCGCGTCGCGCTGCGTCACCAGCGGCTGTCCGAGGTCGAGCCGTGGCTGGCGACCACGGACCTCACGCTCGCCGACGAGCCGTCGTACCTCCGCGAGCACGAGCTGGTCACGCTCGCCCAGGCGACCGCCGCCACGGACCCTGCCCGGCTCGACGAGGCGCTCGCCCTCCTGGCCCGGCTCCGCGAGGCCGCGGCGGACCGGCCCGGCTCCCTGCTCGACATCTGCGTGGCGCAGGCGCTGCTGCTCGACGCGGCCGGCGACCGGACGGCGGCGCTGTCCGCGCTGGAGATGGCGCTGCGCATCGCCGAGCCGGAGGGCCACGTCCGCGTCTTCGTCGACGAGGGGCCGGCGATGGCGCGGCTGCTCGAGGCCGTGCCCTCCGGCTCGCCGTTCACGACGTACGCCCGGTCGCTGCGCGGTGCGGCCCCCGGGCGCGCGCCCGGCACCGTGCCGGCCCAGCGCCTGGTCGACCCGCTCAGCGCACGCGAGCTGGACATCCTCCGGCTGCTCGCCAGCGAGCTGACCGGACCGCAGATGGCCCGCCACCTCGTGGTGTCGCTCAACACCGTGCGCACGCACACGAAGAACGTCTACCTCAAGCTCGGCGTCAACAGCCGCATGGCCGCCGTACGCCGGGCGCGCGAGCTCGACCTGCTCTGA
- a CDS encoding NAD(P)/FAD-dependent oxidoreductase: MTDNQPTTASAYDVVVVGGGAAGLSAALVLSRARRSVAVVDAGHPRNEPAAHMQGFLSRDGMPPAELLAVGRAEIQSYGAQVVPGTVSAVTAHDGGFEVTLSGGGSLRARRLLVATGLRDELPAVPGVRERFGRDVLHCPYCHGWEVRDQRLAVLGGTPGAVDHALLLRQWSADLVLLPHDDVVGDLDRARLAARGVEVVDGPVARVVVAGDAVRGLELADGRTIERDAVFVRPRFHPHDGLLRDLGCAVDEQGWVVVDGTGRTSVPGVWAAGNAVDPRAQVVTAAGQGSAAAIALNADLVADDVDRAL, translated from the coding sequence ATGACCGACAACCAGCCCACGACCGCCAGCGCGTACGACGTCGTCGTGGTCGGCGGCGGCGCCGCCGGACTCTCCGCGGCCCTCGTCCTCTCCCGTGCGCGGCGCTCGGTCGCGGTCGTCGACGCGGGCCACCCACGCAACGAGCCGGCCGCCCACATGCAGGGGTTCCTGTCGCGCGACGGGATGCCGCCCGCCGAGCTGCTCGCGGTGGGCCGCGCCGAGATCCAGTCGTACGGCGCCCAGGTCGTCCCCGGGACCGTCTCGGCGGTGACCGCTCACGACGGTGGCTTCGAGGTCACGCTGAGCGGGGGCGGGTCGTTGCGGGCTCGCCGGCTGCTGGTGGCCACGGGCCTGCGCGACGAGCTGCCCGCCGTACCCGGGGTGCGGGAGCGGTTCGGGCGGGACGTCCTGCACTGCCCCTACTGCCACGGCTGGGAGGTCCGCGACCAGCGGCTGGCGGTGCTCGGCGGGACTCCGGGGGCGGTGGACCACGCGCTGCTGCTGCGGCAGTGGTCCGCGGACCTCGTCCTCCTCCCGCACGACGACGTGGTGGGCGATCTCGACCGCGCCCGGCTCGCCGCCCGCGGTGTCGAGGTCGTGGACGGGCCGGTGGCGCGCGTGGTCGTCGCGGGCGATGCCGTCCGGGGTCTCGAGCTCGCCGACGGCCGCACGATCGAGCGCGACGCGGTGTTCGTCCGCCCTCGCTTCCACCCGCACGACGGGCTCCTGCGCGACCTCGGCTGCGCCGTGGACGAGCAGGGCTGGGTCGTCGTCGACGGGACGGGCCGCACGAGCGTGCCCGGCGTCTGGGCGGCCGGCAACGCGGTCGACCCCCGCGCCCAGGTGGTCACCGCCGCCGGCCAGGGCTCTGCCGCCGCCATCGCCCTCAACGCGGACCTGGTCGCCGACGATGTCGACCGCGCCCTCTGA